A window of the Streptomyces sp. Ag109_O5-10 genome harbors these coding sequences:
- the thrC gene encoding threonine synthase, with the protein MTHQWRGIIEEYRDRLPVSDTTPVVTLREGGTPLVPAQVLSERTGCEVHLKVEGANPTGSFKDRGMTMAISKAKEEGAQAVICASTGNTSASAAAYAVRAGMVSAVLVPRGKIALGKMGQALVHGAKILQVDGNFDDCLTLARKLSENYPVALVNSVNPVRIEGQKTASFEIVDMLGDAPDIHVLPVGNAGNITAYWKGYREYAADGISARTPRMWGFQAAGSAPIVRGEIVKDPSTIATAIRIGNPASWQFALAARDESDGLIDEVTDREILRAYRLLAAQEGVFVEPASAASVAGLLKAAEQGKVDPGQRIVCTVTGNGLKDPDWAVAGAPQPVTVPVDAAAAAERLGLA; encoded by the coding sequence ATGACCCACCAGTGGCGCGGAATCATCGAGGAGTACCGGGACCGGCTGCCCGTCTCCGACACCACGCCGGTCGTGACGCTCCGTGAGGGCGGCACGCCCCTCGTGCCCGCGCAGGTGCTCTCCGAGCGCACGGGCTGCGAAGTCCACCTGAAGGTGGAGGGCGCGAACCCGACCGGGTCCTTCAAGGACCGCGGCATGACCATGGCCATCAGCAAGGCCAAGGAGGAGGGCGCGCAGGCCGTCATCTGCGCCTCCACCGGCAACACCTCCGCCTCCGCCGCCGCGTACGCCGTGCGCGCGGGCATGGTCTCCGCCGTGCTCGTCCCGCGGGGCAAGATCGCGCTCGGCAAGATGGGCCAGGCCCTCGTGCACGGCGCGAAGATCCTCCAGGTCGACGGCAACTTCGACGACTGCCTCACCCTCGCCCGCAAACTGAGCGAGAACTACCCGGTGGCACTGGTCAATTCGGTCAACCCGGTGCGTATCGAGGGCCAGAAGACGGCCTCCTTCGAGATCGTCGACATGCTCGGCGACGCGCCCGACATCCACGTCCTGCCGGTCGGCAACGCGGGCAACATCACCGCGTACTGGAAGGGGTACAGGGAGTACGCCGCCGACGGCATCTCCGCCCGGACCCCCCGGATGTGGGGTTTCCAGGCCGCCGGCAGCGCCCCGATCGTGCGCGGCGAGATCGTCAAGGACCCCTCGACGATCGCCACCGCGATCCGCATCGGCAACCCCGCCTCCTGGCAGTTCGCGCTCGCCGCCCGGGACGAGTCCGACGGCCTCATCGACGAGGTGACGGACCGTGAGATCCTGCGCGCGTACCGGCTGTTGGCCGCGCAGGAGGGCGTCTTCGTGGAGCCCGCCTCCGCCGCGTCCGTCGCCGGTCTGCTCAAGGCCGCCGAGCAGGGCAAGGTCGACCCGGGCCAGCGGATCGTCTGCACGGTCACCGGGAACGGCCTGAAGGACCCCGACTGGGCCGTCGCGGGCGCCCCGCAGCCGGTCACCGTGCCGGTCGACGCGGCCGCCGCGGCCGAGCGGCTGGGTCTCGCCTAG
- the thrB gene encoding homoserine kinase, which yields MAGPAFRAAAVRVRTPATSANIGPGFDALGLALGLYDDVVVRVADSGLHIDIAGEGSETLPRDESHLLVRSLRTAFDLLGGQPRGLEIVCANRIPHGRGLGSSSAAICAGIVAARAVTIGGEARLDDTALLELATEIEGHPDNVAACLLGGFTLSWMESGAARAIRMEPSDSIVPVVFVPGKPVLTETARGLLPRTVPHVDAAANAGRAALLVEALTRRPELLLPATEDRLHQEYRAPAMPESAALVERLRADGVPAVISGAGPTVMALADAGSAEKVQALAGAGWAANRLDLDLQGASVLPLAPSSDM from the coding sequence ATGGCCGGTCCAGCGTTCCGCGCCGCCGCCGTCCGGGTGCGCACCCCTGCCACCAGCGCCAACATCGGCCCGGGCTTCGACGCCCTGGGCCTCGCGCTGGGGCTCTACGACGACGTCGTCGTCCGGGTGGCCGACTCCGGGCTGCACATCGACATCGCGGGGGAGGGCAGCGAGACGCTGCCACGTGACGAGAGCCACCTTCTCGTACGCTCCCTGCGCACCGCCTTCGACCTGCTGGGCGGACAGCCCCGCGGCCTGGAGATCGTGTGCGCCAACCGCATCCCGCACGGCCGCGGCCTCGGCTCCTCCTCCGCCGCCATCTGCGCGGGCATCGTCGCCGCGCGTGCCGTGACCATAGGCGGCGAGGCCCGCCTCGACGACACGGCCCTGCTTGAGCTCGCGACCGAGATCGAGGGCCACCCCGACAACGTCGCGGCCTGCCTGCTCGGCGGCTTCACGCTCTCCTGGATGGAGTCCGGCGCCGCCCGCGCGATCAGGATGGAGCCCAGCGATTCCATCGTTCCGGTGGTTTTCGTGCCCGGGAAGCCGGTCCTGACGGAGACCGCGCGCGGACTGCTCCCGCGCACCGTGCCGCACGTCGACGCCGCCGCCAACGCGGGCCGCGCCGCCCTGCTCGTCGAGGCCCTCACCCGGCGCCCCGAGCTGCTGCTGCCCGCCACCGAGGACCGTCTGCACCAGGAGTACCGCGCCCCCGCGATGCCGGAGAGCGCCGCCCTGGTGGAGCGGCTGCGCGCCGACGGCGTCCCGGCCGTCATCTCCGGCGCCGGACCCACCGTGATGGCGCTCGCCGACGCCGGCAGTGCCGAAAAGGTGCAGGCCCTGGCGGGTGCGGGCTGGGCCGCCAACCGGCTCGACCTGGACCTTCAGGGAGCGAGCGTGCTGCCGCTCGCGCCCTCCAGCGACATGTGA
- the rho gene encoding transcription termination factor Rho has translation MSDTTDLMGARVEETAAAPATDASAPASGAGSRRRRGTGLEGMVLAELQQVASGLGIRGTARMRKSQLIEVIKEAQAGGGASAKAETATETKPKRRATSKARTGDEAAEKKAEQAAEAPAEKAVAQQQIEIPGQPAGRAGEAERDGDDAPAERRRRRATAEAGSPTATGAETIAAEARSEAKAETPAQSQQQGDARADAGDEGRGRRDRRGRDRDRRNKGDEQQGGGQGGRQDRQQDRQDRQQQPQQQGGGRQDRNAGPQDDDDFDGGRRGRRGRYRDRRGRRGRDEIGGAEPQLAEDDVLIPVAGILDILDNYAFIRTSGYLPGPNDVYVSLAQVRKNGLRKGDHITGAVRQPKEGERREKFNALVRLDSVNGMAPEHGRGRPEFNKLTPLYPQDRLRLETDPGVLTTRIIDLVSPIGKGQRGLIVAPPKTGKTMIMQAIANAITHNNPECHLMVVLVDERPEEVTDMQRSVKGEVISSTFDRPAEDHTTVAELAIERAKRLVELGHDVVVLLDSITRLGRAYNLAAPASGRILSGGVDSTALYPPKRFFGAARNIEDGGSLTILATALVDTGSRMDEVIFEEFKGTGNAELKLDRKLADKRIFPAVDVDASGTRKEEILLAPDELAIVWKLRRVLHALDQQQAVELLLDKMKQTKSNAEFLMQIQKTTPTPGNGD, from the coding sequence GTGAGCGACACCACCGATCTGATGGGCGCACGTGTCGAGGAGACCGCTGCCGCGCCCGCCACGGACGCTTCCGCGCCTGCCTCCGGTGCCGGCTCCCGGCGGCGCCGCGGTACCGGCCTCGAGGGCATGGTGCTGGCCGAGCTTCAGCAGGTCGCATCCGGCCTCGGTATCAGGGGCACCGCGCGGATGCGCAAGAGCCAGCTGATCGAGGTCATCAAGGAGGCGCAGGCCGGAGGCGGAGCTTCCGCCAAGGCCGAGACCGCCACCGAGACCAAGCCGAAGCGCCGCGCGACCTCCAAGGCCCGCACGGGTGACGAGGCAGCCGAGAAGAAGGCGGAGCAGGCCGCCGAGGCCCCCGCCGAGAAGGCCGTGGCCCAGCAGCAGATCGAGATCCCCGGTCAGCCGGCCGGCCGCGCGGGCGAGGCAGAGCGCGACGGGGACGACGCCCCGGCCGAGCGCCGCCGTCGCCGGGCCACCGCCGAGGCCGGCAGCCCCACCGCCACCGGCGCCGAGACCATCGCCGCCGAGGCGCGGTCCGAGGCGAAGGCCGAGACGCCCGCGCAGTCCCAGCAGCAGGGCGACGCCCGCGCCGACGCCGGTGACGAGGGCCGCGGCCGTCGCGACCGCCGCGGCCGTGACCGCGACCGCCGCAACAAGGGCGACGAGCAGCAGGGCGGCGGCCAGGGCGGCCGCCAGGACCGTCAGCAGGACCGGCAGGACCGTCAGCAGCAGCCGCAGCAGCAGGGCGGCGGCCGTCAGGACCGGAACGCCGGGCCGCAGGACGACGACGACTTCGACGGCGGACGCCGTGGCCGTCGCGGCCGCTACCGCGACCGCCGTGGCCGCCGCGGCCGTGACGAGATCGGCGGCGCCGAGCCGCAGCTGGCCGAGGACGACGTCCTGATCCCCGTCGCGGGCATCCTCGACATCCTCGACAACTACGCGTTCATCCGGACCTCCGGCTACCTGCCCGGCCCGAACGACGTGTACGTCTCCCTCGCCCAGGTCCGCAAGAACGGCCTGCGCAAGGGCGACCACATCACCGGCGCGGTCCGCCAGCCCAAGGAGGGCGAGCGGCGCGAGAAGTTCAACGCGCTGGTCCGCCTGGACTCCGTCAACGGCATGGCGCCCGAACACGGCCGCGGCCGCCCGGAGTTCAACAAGCTGACCCCGCTCTACCCGCAGGACCGGCTCCGTCTGGAGACCGACCCGGGCGTGCTGACCACCCGGATCATCGACCTCGTGTCGCCGATCGGCAAGGGCCAGCGCGGTCTGATCGTGGCCCCGCCGAAGACCGGCAAGACCATGATCATGCAGGCGATCGCCAACGCGATCACGCACAACAACCCCGAGTGCCACCTGATGGTCGTCCTGGTCGACGAGCGTCCGGAAGAGGTCACCGACATGCAGCGGTCGGTCAAGGGCGAGGTCATCTCCTCGACCTTCGACCGCCCGGCCGAGGACCACACCACGGTCGCCGAGCTCGCCATCGAGCGCGCCAAGCGTCTGGTGGAGCTGGGCCACGACGTCGTCGTGCTGCTCGACTCGATCACCCGTCTGGGCCGTGCCTACAACCTGGCGGCGCCGGCCTCCGGCCGCATCCTGTCCGGTGGTGTCGACTCGACCGCCCTGTACCCGCCGAAGCGCTTCTTCGGTGCGGCCCGCAACATCGAGGACGGCGGCTCGCTGACCATCCTCGCCACCGCCCTGGTGGACACCGGGTCCCGCATGGACGAGGTCATCTTCGAGGAGTTCAAGGGCACCGGCAACGCCGAGCTCAAGCTCGACCGCAAGCTCGCCGACAAGCGCATCTTCCCGGCGGTGGACGTGGACGCGTCCGGCACCCGTAAGGAAGAGATCCTGCTCGCCCCCGACGAGCTCGCCATCGTCTGGAAGCTGCGCCGGGTGCTGCACGCCCTCGACCAGCAGCAGGCGGTCGAACTGCTCCTCGACAAGATGAAGCAGACGAAGTCGAACGCCGAGTTCCTGATGCAGATCCAGAAGACGACGCCGACGCCCGGTAACGGCGACTGA